Part of the Nothobranchius furzeri strain GRZ-AD chromosome 2, NfurGRZ-RIMD1, whole genome shotgun sequence genome, TTGTTTGACATGTTGGTATTCCTTCTTCAAGGACTCCAGGCATTTCTCGGTTTCTTCTAGTTTTGCCGTACTTTCTGTCAGCCGAAGCACTGCATTAGACCGCTGACTTGTCTGCTTTCTTACTTCCCTTTGAAATCTGGTATTTTTCTTTGTTAAATCGTCCAACTGGTTTTTCCACCCAGTTTCTTTTTCAGAGAAAACTTCTTGTAAATTCTTAACTTCTGATGTCAGTTCATTGACTTTGGCTAAGAGTAATTTCTCGTTGGCCTTAGTCTGGTCTAATATAAACTTCAACTCTGTAAGATTCAGCTCACGAGGCGTTTTACCTGATGACTTAAGCAGTGGTAAGCGGTTCCTGTAGAGAGCTGCGATGTAATCCATTTCGTACAACGACCTTAACAGACTGAGGTCTTTTTTCTGATGAGGCAACAAAGTAATGCGATAGCGCTTTTATGACGTCACGCTTACGTACGTACGTCCGCGTACGTGCGTGgcggggggggaggggggtgaaAGTGGTGCGTCATGCCATCTTCTGATTTGTCAAGCCCAGTAAGCCGGTTCGTGATTGGTTGATAATAGTCACGTTCGTGTTACCAGCTGGTACGCTAACCGGTTAGCTACTGGAGCTACATTTGCCTCTTTCTGGAAGGGTTAAACGTGAAAAACGGGCGTGCCACGCTGTTAATCCCGGCTCTTCGGGTAGCCGCGATGCCGGTGCACTCACGGGAGAAGAAAGACAGCAACCACGAAGAAATGGAGGTGGATTTTCCTGAGCAAGACGGCAGCAGCACAGACGAAGAGGACACTGTTAGCTCGTCGGTGTCTGAAGATGGAGACAGCTCGGGTAGGGACCTTCAAACACCAACACACACTCAAGTTAATGAGACACACTTGCATTTTTAGATAAGCCGTGACTTAATATGTAGTTTGTAATCAAACCCGGATGTGAATGGCGTCACTGTAAGTGATGTGTTGATGTGAACAGAGATGGATGATGAGGACTGCGAGAGGAGGAGGATGGAGTGTCTGGATGAGATGACCACTCTGGAGAAGCAGTTCACCGACCTGAAGGAGCAGTAAGTCCAACACCTGCTGATGACCCTGGAACCCAAGTTACCCAAGTAATGTTAGCGTGATATTCACAGATTAGAGTTTTCTGCCCTCCTGATCCGAATGTTGATTCGAAACATGACACACCTCGTTAGCATCAAGGTACTCAGCAGGCTACACTCTGTCCTCTGCTTGTGTTGAAATATGTGAACATCCTCCCTACGTTGAGACGAAAGATGTTTAAACCCAAACAATAAAGGTtcggttcaattcaagtttatttataaagcgccaaatcacgacaagtcgtctcaaggaccttcacacagtaaacatcccaacacaggccaggggcctcatttatcaggctagcttacgcacaaaacggggtcggaaaagtgcgtaagcaactttccacgcaaactttgggattcatgaaagaaaacttagtggaaaaatgtgcgcaactttaagttgactaaggacctggcttacacacatgttggacatggagagcacctgcagtgctgctgctgagaagataaagTTATTaagtcctgcagcattatcacttgtaccgctttgttttcacacagaacaagaccccccccccccacacacacacacgcatacgcacgcacgcacacacacacacacacacacacacacacacacacacacacacacacacacacacacacacagcctgaagcacagaatatggaatgcagaatatcagcagggggacagattgagacagaacatcatgcggctgtgacggtgtgtgtcctgtcgctgtgacccgattgatcatgcgccctggctacttgtacaagggagATCCAAGTTTCTCCTCCCTGTTTTCTACCTCTTGAGGTTGTATAAGGAGcgtctgagccaggtggaggtcaaGCTTCAGGAGGTGATGGCTGGCTGTGCCCAAGAGTACCTGGAACCACAGGCCACCCTGCAAGAGAACATGCAGATCAGAACCAAAGTGGCAGGTAGAGGGCTTGTTTCTCTGTTTTAATAAGAATGATATATTTGGAAGTACTTTAAAATAAAgatattcttcatttttaaagggATCTACAGGGAATTGTGTCTGGAGTCGGTGAAGAACAAATACGAGTGTGAAATCCAAGCGGCCTGCCAACACTGGGAGGTGAGGGGTGTTGATGGGATAAAATGATATAAAGGAAAAGGAACCTTTAGTTTTTGCCCGTCTGGGCAGTCTTCGAAGAATAAACACCACGGTGTTCATGCATTACGTGTTGTGTTCGTGTTGTTTCCTTTCATGTGTCAGAGTGAGAAGCTGCTGCTGCTTGACACGGTTCAGAGTGAGCTGGAGGAGAAGATACGTAGGCTGGAGGAAGACAGGCACAGCATTGACATTACCTCAGGTACTGACCAGATCAGGTCGCCGACAAACTGTCAGAAAATAGTTTCATCGTTCGCTTTAGTCGTCATGTGTCCAACAGCAACTAAATAGTTAGTGTCATCTTCTCCACGCTGGCCTCAAACCCCTCTGTGTGAGGCTGAGGGCGGACTTATTGCTGCCTGTTGGGTGTAACCTCCTATAAGAATGCTTTTTGTGGAGCAACTAGTATTTTTCTGTAAATCTGACTCAATTAAGTTTACCAAACGACTGCATTACAGTGGCAGGTGCAAATGAAGTTTTTACGTTTCTGTCTTCACGTCACAACGCTCTCGTAAGAGGACCCCTGTTCCTGAAGTAGTTTCTGCATTCATGCACGTGTGTGTTCTCTTTAAAGGGACTTAACGGAGTTTTgagtttttatgctcgtgattgccccctcaggccaaaagcgtaacagcagcttcaatagtaggctcgtgcacgaggcgcgcatgctgtacgtgcacactccttaacgaaaataacagctgagacagtcctgtgtgtgtgtgtgtgtgtgtgtgtgtgtgtgtgtgtgtgtgtgtgtgtgtgtgtgtgtgtgtgtgtgtgtgtgtgtgtgtgtgtgtgtgtgtgtggcccggaggacagaggacaggagaacacgcagctaattaatgaaataatgtggttctgtacctttctcttcagcacagcgacaaaggtttatgatgggtcagtcctcctgcatgctcagatcattcccttcccttgcttgaaaaattgttccaaaatgaaagttgaacccacaacttttttatctgtgaattcaatgccgttcggcgagtctcaaataaaaatttgggcatcttactgtaaaaaaatataccattaatgtaaaaaagaaactctaaataaactatgttcacatccagaatcaaacccaggtcttctgcatgagagtcagacatcttactaggtgagctacactctagtaacatccacagtatctgtaacatttatatccttgatgacagctgaaacaacgtcaaaccaaagaacggtttggagtgaaaatggctattttgttgctaattagcaggaaatatctagaagaaagttctacagaaagtagctaagggtcctcagaaatgtagctagctttgtcactaggcgttaggaacagcgacaaagtggcactgcctctctctctgctgctaaagctacggatagcaaatgctacgggcgatgcctgagcgtgaacgcgcatgaagcagcctgctcgacccgagcatctctctttttctgtgattttacagaaaaacaggcaatcacagtaaaaatgccagggctcattctacaggaccagggcattgcaggagaacgtatgaagaagacatttattatttctatacatgttttggctgtcacacttccataatgcccctttaattgaCCAAGTTTTAACAGTGGAAAGCCACTGCAGCAAATACACTCGCCTGTGTGGAGCTAGAACAGGAAGCATCAAAAGTAGTTATTTGAACAAAGGCAGAAGAATTAAATAAACATCCCGGTGTTGCCTCCTCTTTGTGTTTCCCAGAGTTGTGGAATGATGGCTTGCACACCCGTAAGAACAAGAAGAAGGACCCATTCTGTCCTGTCAAGAAGAAGAAGCCAGTCATCGTTTCGGATATCCTTCCACACCAGCTTGTCCTTGATGTGTTGAGAGAGATGTTTCACCGCTTTTGTTTTCTTAACCTGTTTCGTACGCCCTTATATTGTTTACATGCTGCAGGATCTGGATATCCTGGAAGACTGGACTGCAATAAGGAAGGTAATTCCCTGAATGCGGACCCAGACGTCACCTGTGTGAAAAGCTTTGCTGTGACCTTTAACGTCCCGTCTGTCCTGCTCTGCATCTTCACAGGCGATGGCGTCTCTGGGGCCGCACCGGGTGAAGGTGGATGGTGAGAGTTTCTCCTCATCCTCAGTTACAGTCAGTGCCTGGCAGAGAGCAACCATCGACCGCCTCACTTGAAAGCAAAGTCTCGATCCAGTACCCTGTGGtctctttttttttcctcttcagtCGCCGCGGTGAAGCCTGACAGGCATCACCACGTGGCTCGCTCCGAAGATGGTCGGCTTTTCTACGATAACCAGTGGTACTGCAGGGGGCAGACCATCTGCATCAACAGGAAGGAAGAGTGTCCAACAAGGTTTGTGAGGGGGGAGGACCAGTTAGAGAATGGTTCCAGTGGGaattacatttaaaaacaaaaagtatacCTTGGTCCCAATTTGCAATTTTGTCATTCAGAGGTGGAGTAAAGAGGATTTTTCTTAATATTTAAAGTGATAAAGGAtggatttaaagctgctttaccgAATCTACAATCAGCAGGCTAGCTTTTGTCACCCACACCCCCATCGGCTATAGCTGGGTCTCGCTCGCGTGACGTCTACAGCGCGTGAAACTCAAATGGAgacaggaagtgttttgctccgCAGCAAGACgctgagggtgtttctcaatgccaaggaacctcgccttgatgtcttggtctcgGTGTCCCGGCTGCCTAGGAGATACGCCAAGGCGTGTTCGGCATCTGTTCTCCatctgttagccgtttagctagctgagcaaggatacacggcaggtgccttgtagcctagccttggtcaaaaatttcccagaatacaccgcaataTTTTTAAAGGACGATGCGCTACGATCTCTCGGCATTTTCAGTTTAAGTGTTGGGAACTTTTGGCAGAAGTACAGCCTTTCTTGTGCTTGCTGTCCCCACACCTGGTTACTTGGCTGGGTGGAGGTTCTGGTTCGGGCTTGCCGTGGTTCCGACTTTAGTCTTGGTTCCTCTTCTCTCAgttggtccagcttgaccttgaaGAAAGTTGAGACGGTGGTCAAGCCGTTTTCCCTCTTCAGCGTCATCACCTTTGACAGCTGCAGGAAGAAGCCATTCCTTCTTCAGGCCATCAGGAAGTTTACTCTCCATTGCCTTTTTCACTCGAGGATTCTTTATAGCAGCAGTCTTGCCAAGTTCACTCGGATCAGTCCGTGCCTTCCGTACAGATTGGATGAGCTCAACGATCTTCCTGGACCCGGAAAACCTCCTCAGCAGTTGCAGAGGTTGTAGGGTGAAGATCTCGTAGTCTTCTCACCCACGCTGTCGAGAAGTTGGATCCAGTAGGTTCGCCCTGCGTCTGGAGTGCTTCCCAATCTTTTTTCAGTCGACGAAACTCTCGACGAATGCCAGTAAACTTCGGGAGAGCAGCTGGCTTTAGTTTGACGGCTGGTGGAGTTGAACTGATTGAAGCAGCCCTCAGGTATTTTGAGTTTTGGCGGGGCGGTTTCGAGACCTTTGACACGGCTCTGGAATTGCTGTTGCTCTGCAGGGGGAGCACAGCACTTCCAATGTCTATGCACCGTCTTTGcagccttcagatttctccagttCTCCAACCATGAAGTGATATGCATCTGGGTTCTTACTTGCCTGTGTCCGCTCATATGAGTGCATCATTTTTCAGTTTTGAGGAaccttactgttttttttaacctCTTGTAGTTCACCACTTAACTTTAAAGCTATTCATTGGACTTGAATGACTTAAACTCCAATGGATAACCGGAAAACTTGGGGCGTTGTAAAACTTTCGACCGGTAGTGTAGCTGCTGCTGGTTCAGGAGCACCAGGATGGTGAGGACCTGGAGCAGGTCTAAGAGCTAGTGCTGCCTGCCGGGAGTGGTTTTAATGGATGGTAGAGCTGCTGTTTGGATATTCTCACCCCCAGACGGTGTTTGGGAGCACAGGTGCACGTGCTTCCCCCCCCCAGCTACGTTTGAGACAAACCCCCAGCTCTCGACACGAGCGTTCCAGATTCCCTCTGCGGGTTTGATGCAGCCCAGTAACGCCTGCTCACCTGCTCCGAGGCAAAGCTCCTGTGTGTGTTGTCCCGTCGTGCAAATGTCTGTCCAAGTGGCTCTCGCTGATGTCACTTCCTGTGGAGCTGCTGGATGCTAACActtgtgcatgtttgtgtttacCTCAGTGCCATCATCACCGCCATCAACAACGATGAGGTGTGGTTCAAACGGCTAGATGGGACCAAGTCAAAGCTGTACGTGTCCCAGCTGCAGAAAGGCAAATACGTCATTAAACAcgcctaaaacacacacacacaccgaccgATGTCTGCTGTTCCTCATctccgtttgtgtgtgtgtgtgtgtgtgtgcgtgcgtgtgtgtgtgtgtgtgtgtgtgtgagtaacacAACATGGTCACATTTTCTTTGAGATCAAAGCCAAGTGCTTTTACTTGGAAGCAAACAGGAAGTGCGACTAGAGCGGGAGCAAGCCTTGAAGCAGATGTGAGTCCAGTGCCTTCCTGAGACGAAACCAGCCTCTGCTAAGGAGGGGCGGGGCCAGTCGTCTAGCAGAGCCTTACCTGGTACTATGAGGACGGAAGCGGGGCGTGTGGGAGTGACTGATGCtgatgtaggtgtgtgtgtgtttgggatcaGTCCAACCCCTCCGAACGACCGAATTAGAACATGTCTGAACTTTGAGATGGTCCATGGAGTTTGTTTCAGTTCTTCTCCTGTTGTGTTCAGCGCTACTTTTTCCACTTAAACCAGTAATCTGGCCACCATgaggtgtgtttctgtgtgaaagTAACGAAGAGCAGATGGTCCTACTCGTTTGTGATTGATCAAGGACAGCTTCTATACTGACACTGAACACCAATCCTGAGATGTTAGTCTACACAACCATACGTTTCTGTGTAAGCAGCAGCTGAGTGGAGCACATCTGGGGTTCAGGTCCAGCTCAGATGATGTGAAAGGGTTGGCCCATCAACAGCATCCAGCGCCAAACGGCACTTCCTCTTTCTTACAAAGGAAGGCAGCCATCTTGTTTAAAATTGGGTCAATCTGGAAGATTCTGAAGAGAAAATCTATCTTCTTTAACCGGGGTTATCTTCTAAAAGTAGGCCATTTTAATGATTCTGCTGTAAAACCTGGGAGATCGGCGCCGTTTAAAAGGGCATGAATCCTCCAAATGGACCAGAGCGAACTGGAGTTAGCCGTCTTTCTGCTTCAGGTCGGTGTCGGTCTGGTTCTCCTCAACAACACCCAGATGTCCACCAGGGTTACTTCATACCCTTTACTCACGTGCTTTTTCTTCCTGACACTATGGATGCACAGGAAGTGCTACAATCAGCTGCTTTTAAACGAACAATTGCATGAAATAGTGCAAGCTCACTAGGGTGCGTCTTTGAGGAACGATATGGAGAGCGAAGAGAACATTCCGGGGTTTTCCCACCGTTTGTTTGTTTTAGCATTTCCAGCGCTCTGACTCACCTGTACAGACTAACATTTAGGTGTTTGTGATTGCTGTTGCCAAGCATCTGATGGTACCTGGACTTCTAATGGAAGATGTGGAGATAAAAACACGTTTGCCACTTGTGTCCCATTCTTCTCCTCAGTTATTCTTTCTGCAACATCAACCACGTATGAACAAAATGTGAAGGTCAAAGTAAGGATTttatcctgttcactctctccagCCAACCAGTCTGTAGGAGATGTTTGATCTTTGTATTTCTAAAACTTTATACATACTTTATTCATTGTATACATCAAGTATTACCTACCTGCAGATTTAAAGCTCCATGCGGCGTTTGCTGATGAAAACCTTTGACAGAAAGTCTGGTTTTGCTTCCTTTTTTATGCATCACTGTGCCAATGCATGTTTAAAACATTAAAGTTTTGTTTGTACCTTTCTGAGAAGAGCCCAATCTGAGCTCATCAATAAAAACAACTGCCAGACGATGAAATGTGACATTTTATTTGCGCAATGTTGGTTACTTCTTAATATAATAGTgacttaaattcaattcaagtttatttataaagagccaagtcacgaccagagtcgtctcaaggaccttcacacagtaaacattccaatacaggtcaggtcattaagccaatcagtaaaaagcttcctatgtaaggaacccagcaggttgcttcGAGTCTCAATGCAGAAGAATAACCCTAACCGACCGCCACCAGCACcaccggagccgggatcaaacctgcaaccttctgattactgggcgacccgctcaacctgttgtacTGCTGCcccttttaaagtgacagtgtgtagttgccCTGGCGATAGGGGAGGTACTTACCTAAATGATATTAAGACTTACTTTtgtgttcaattcaagtttatttataaagcgccaagtcacgataagagtcgtctcaaggctcttcatACAGTAAACGTTCCAATGCAGGTCAGCTCATTAAGCCAGTGAGTAACGcgtttcctatttaaggaacccagcaggttgcatcgagtcactgactagtgtcagtctttacagtaatcctcatactaagcaagcatgcagcgacagtggagaggaaaactcccttttaacaggaagaaacctccagaggatcctggctcagtataagcagccatcctccacgactcactggggatggagaagacagagcagacacacacacacaccatatacaggtgctggccagtaaattagaatatcatcaaaaggttgaaaatatttcagtaattccattcaaaacgtgaaacttgtacattatattcatgcaatgcacacagaccaatgtatttccaatgttcattacatttaaatttgatattcataagtgacaactaatgaaaactccaaatttggtatctcaaaaaatttgaatattctgaaaaggctgaatatagaagacacctgctgccactctaatcagctgatttactcaaaacacctgcaaaggcctttaaaaggtccctcagtcttgttttgaaggcaccacaatcatggggaagacttctgacttaacagctgtccaaaagacaatcattgacaccttgcacaaggagggcaagacacaaaaggtgattgctaaagaagctggctgttcgcagagctctgtgtccaagcacattaacagacaggcgaagggacggaaaaaatgtggtagaaaaaagtgtacaagctctagggataaccgcaccctgcagagaattgtgacgacaaacccattcaaaaatgtgggggagatccacaaagagtggactgcagctggagtcagcgcttcaagaaccaccacgaggagactcatgaaagacatgggattcaggtgtcgcattccgtgtgtcaagccactcttgaacatgaaacagcgcaagaagcgtctcgcctgggccaaggacaaaaaggactggactgatgctgagtggtccaaagttatgttttctgatgaaagcaagttctgcatttcctttggaaatcaaggacccagagtctggaggaagagcggagaagcacagaatccacgttgcatgaggtccagtgtaaagtttccaccatcagtgatggtgtggggtgccatgtcatctgccggtgttggcccactctgtttcctgaggtccagggtcaatgcagccgtctaccaggaagttttagagcacttcatgcttcctgctgctgaccaactttatggggatgcagacttcacctttcaacaggacttggcacctgcacacagtgccaaaaccaccagcacctggttcaaggaccatggtatccctgtccttgattggccagcaaactcgcctgaccttaaccccatagaaaatctatggggtattgtgaagcggaggatgcaatacgctagacccaacaatgcagaggagctgaagacgactatcagagcaacctgggctctcataacacctgagcagtgccacagactgatcgagtccatgccacgccgcattactgcagttattgaggcaaaaggagccccgactaagtattgagtgctatacatgcacattcttttcatgttcattcttttcagttggccaacattagagaaacaaacattttttcattggcctttagaatattctaattttctgagataccagctttgatgttttcattggttgtcacctataaatatcaaaattaaacgtaataaacattggaaatacattggtctgtgtgcattgcatgaatataatgtacaagtttcacgttttgaatggaattactgaaatattttcaaccttttgatgatattctaatttactggccagcacctgtataccaagtagtgtttctatggttacatattctatttagtgagagataaactttattgtatttattctagtgaatctataattaaacgggtaaactagtagtagcacattcaacgtcaaagagagttaaAAGTTATTATcatgagagggagaatgtttaagtggttagcagcagtgtgctagacgatggccccctccatgaggccaccacagctcagcagaacatcgttgtagcttcttctggggagaaaaacacttagagaaaaaataaagttaacagctgaaatagcaggaaataatacagttaaagagcagattgtagaagaaagtagtcgagtgcggaaaatggtcagtgtgtcctccagcagtctaagcctatagcagcataactacaggataactctggataacctagccttttagatggaggcatgttgggggcaggacaagggagagtcttctttaccgactgtacactccatctccctgtaatcccccacttgtccagatctaggctatcatcagattttaaccataggccctatcaaataaaaatgttttaagcctattcttacacacacacacacacacaccatatacaccaagtagtagacaaggtgtctgcctgacagactaaagctgggagctggttccacaagagagtagCCTGATAGCtacaagatctgcctcccatcctattttaagatattctgggaaccaccattaAAAGagttctctctttttaattctcatcagaactctagctgcagcattttggacaagctgaagacttttaactacattctgtggacttcctgagagtaatgaattacagtaatccagtcttgatgtaataaatgcatgaactagtttttcagcatcactcctggaaaggatgcttctaatcttagca contains:
- the LOC107396027 gene encoding breast cancer metastasis-suppressor 1-like protein-A; the encoded protein is MPVHSREKKDSNHEEMEVDFPEQDGSSTDEEDTVSSSVSEDGDSSEMDDEDCERRRMECLDEMTTLEKQFTDLKEQLYKERLSQVEVKLQEVMAGCAQEYLEPQATLQENMQIRTKVAGIYRELCLESVKNKYECEIQAACQHWESEKLLLLDTVQSELEEKIRRLEEDRHSIDITSELWNDGLHTRKNKKKDPFCPVKKKKPVIVSGPYIVYMLQDLDILEDWTAIRKAMASLGPHRVKVDVAAVKPDRHHHVARSEDGRLFYDNQWYCRGQTICINRKEECPTSAIITAINNDEVWFKRLDGTKSKLYVSQLQKGKYVIKHA